A window of the Henckelia pumila isolate YLH828 chromosome 3, ASM3356847v2, whole genome shotgun sequence genome harbors these coding sequences:
- the LOC140886174 gene encoding phragmoplastin DRP1E-like, producing MELEGRANRLQNPWFGIVNRSQADINKNVDMNYARQKQREYFESSPKYGHLAHKMRSEYLAKLLSQAQLYKILEMCCAFDGIFKEHLDGGSNGLGT from the exons ATG GAACTCGAGGGTAGAGCGAACAGGCTCCAAAATCCATGGTTTGGAATAGTGAACCGTTcacaagctgatatcaataagaaTGTTGACATGAATTATGCTCGCCAAAAACAAAGGGAATATTTTGAATCAAGCCCAAAATATGGGCATCTTGCTCACAAAATGAGATCAGAATATCTGGCAAAGCTTTTGTCTCAG GcacaattgtacaaaattttggaAATGTGTTGTGCATTTGATGGCATATTTAAGGAACATTTGGATGGCGG CTCCAATGGACTTGGGACATGA